The following are from one region of the Desulfuromonas sp. TF genome:
- the wecB gene encoding non-hydrolyzing UDP-N-acetylglucosamine 2-epimerase, with product MTMKVMTIVGTRPEIIKLSRVISELDRHVTHILVHSGQNYDYELIDIFFNEMGIRKPDYFLEAVGANVAHTIGNVIAKADEVIEIEKPDALLLLGDTNSCLAAIAAKRRKIPIFHMEAGNRCFDMRVPEEINRRIVDHLSDINMTYTEHARRYLLAEGLRPETVIKTGSPMQEVLAYHREQIDASDVLARLNVRTKEYFLVSAHREENVDSEVNFTNLLQSLSTIVERYDKPVIVSTHPRTRNRLKEKGTTNLDSRIQFLKPLGFPDYVKLQVNAACVISDSGTIMEESSILNFPAVTIRQAHERPEGMDEGTLIMCGLEAEAVIMAIEVVMAQTAELSKPFKVVHDYNVDNVSQKVLRIILSYYDYINRTVWRKKL from the coding sequence ATGACCATGAAAGTTATGACTATTGTCGGTACCCGGCCGGAGATCATTAAGCTAAGTAGGGTCATCAGCGAACTGGACCGGCATGTGACTCATATCTTGGTACATTCTGGCCAGAATTATGATTATGAACTGATCGACATTTTCTTTAACGAGATGGGCATTAGGAAACCAGACTATTTTCTTGAGGCGGTCGGCGCAAACGTGGCTCATACCATCGGTAATGTGATTGCAAAGGCTGATGAGGTTATAGAAATAGAAAAGCCGGACGCTCTCCTGCTGCTAGGGGATACCAACAGCTGTCTGGCGGCCATCGCTGCCAAGCGACGCAAGATACCGATCTTTCACATGGAGGCAGGTAACCGCTGTTTCGATATGCGTGTACCGGAGGAGATCAACCGCAGGATCGTCGATCATCTCAGCGACATCAACATGACCTATACGGAACACGCTCGCCGCTATCTGCTGGCAGAAGGATTGCGGCCCGAAACAGTTATTAAAACAGGTTCTCCCATGCAGGAGGTGCTTGCATATCACCGGGAGCAGATCGACGCCTCGGATGTATTGGCACGACTGAATGTTCGCACAAAAGAGTATTTCCTGGTAAGCGCCCACCGGGAGGAGAATGTGGACAGCGAGGTCAATTTCACCAATCTGCTGCAATCGCTTTCTACCATTGTTGAACGCTATGACAAGCCGGTCATTGTCTCCACACACCCGCGCACCAGAAATAGGCTAAAAGAAAAGGGCACCACAAACCTCGACAGCCGCATACAATTTCTCAAGCCGCTCGGTTTTCCTGATTATGTCAAGCTGCAGGTGAATGCAGCCTGTGTTATTTCCGATAGCGGTACCATTATGGAAGAATCATCTATCCTCAATTTCCCTGCGGTGACCATTCGCCAGGCCCATGAGAGGCCAGAGGGGATGGATGAGGGGACACTTATCATGTGCGGACTTGAGGCAGAAGCGGTCATCATGGCCATAGAAGTTGTGATGGCCCAAACAGCAGAGCTTAGTAAACCTTTCAAAGTTGTGCACGATTATAATGTAGATAATGTTTCACAAAAAGTTCTGCGGATTATTCTTAGTTATTACGACTATATTAATAGGACTGTCTGGAGGAAAAAACTGTAA
- a CDS encoding SDR family oxidoreductase: MRILILGGDGMLGHQLLKHLSLRHEVKTTLRQDLGAYSSYCLFNKQNSFDAVDIRSLERLVEVIADFQPEAIVNAVGIVKQRPNAKESIPSLEINALLPHRLAILCKGIGARLIHLSTDCVFSGKKGNYLESDPSDAEDLYGKTKYLGEVHDNNCLTLRTSIIGRELSRNRSLLEWFLAQKGTVKGFTNAIYTGFTTLEMSRIIEKMLVEFPNASGVYQVSSEPINKYELLLLFREKLGHDIEIVPEDSFCCDRSLDSSRFRADFMYNPPDWNAMLEELRI, translated from the coding sequence GTGCGCATATTAATTTTAGGCGGCGATGGCATGCTCGGACACCAATTACTGAAACACCTTTCACTTCGTCACGAGGTAAAAACAACCTTACGTCAGGACTTAGGCGCTTATTCATCTTACTGCTTATTTAATAAACAGAATTCGTTCGATGCTGTCGATATCCGTTCTCTGGAACGACTTGTTGAAGTAATCGCCGACTTTCAACCAGAGGCAATTGTTAACGCTGTTGGCATAGTAAAGCAGCGACCGAATGCCAAAGAAAGCATTCCAAGTCTTGAAATCAATGCATTGCTGCCTCATCGTTTGGCTATACTGTGCAAAGGGATCGGTGCACGCCTGATCCATCTGAGCACCGATTGTGTTTTTTCCGGCAAAAAAGGGAACTATCTGGAGAGTGATCCATCCGATGCTGAAGACCTGTACGGCAAGACCAAATATTTGGGTGAGGTGCATGACAACAACTGCCTGACCTTGCGCACATCGATCATCGGGCGGGAGCTTTCCCGCAACAGGAGTCTTCTTGAATGGTTTTTGGCCCAGAAAGGCACGGTTAAGGGTTTTACAAACGCTATCTATACAGGCTTTACCACTCTGGAGATGAGCAGGATTATAGAAAAAATGCTCGTAGAGTTCCCCAATGCCTCAGGTGTCTATCAAGTATCCAGCGAACCCATCAACAAATACGAACTGCTTCTCCTGTTCCGGGAGAAGCTGGGTCATGATATTGAAATAGTGCCGGAGGACAGTTTCTGCTGCGATCGTAGCCTTGATTCGTCCCGCTTCCGGGCCGATTTCATGTATAACCCGCCAGATTGGAACGCCATGCTCGAGGAGCTTCGCATATGA
- a CDS encoding sugar transferase: MTFSKRMFDICATFLGLLVSSPLLLVLSLFVRVNHGSPVFFRQQRPGLNGKPFYMYKFRTMTEERYEGNLLPDCQRITGFGKFLRGTSMDELPELINVLKGEMSLVGPRPLLMEYLPLYTSEQARRHEVRPGITGWAQVNGRNGISWEEKFKLDVWYVDNRSFWLDIRILWTTIVKVFKREGISQEGQATAEKFMGTKIGNG, from the coding sequence ATGACTTTTTCTAAACGTATGTTTGATATCTGTGCAACCTTTCTGGGACTTTTGGTAAGTTCACCGTTGTTGTTGGTGCTTTCTCTGTTTGTCAGAGTTAATCATGGCTCACCAGTTTTTTTTAGACAACAACGCCCCGGCCTAAACGGGAAGCCGTTCTACATGTATAAATTTCGTACTATGACAGAAGAACGGTATGAGGGTAACCTGCTTCCAGACTGCCAACGCATCACCGGTTTTGGAAAATTTCTGCGGGGTACCAGTATGGACGAACTGCCCGAACTGATTAACGTGCTGAAGGGGGAAATGAGCCTAGTTGGACCAAGACCGCTTCTGATGGAATATCTGCCCCTCTACACTTCCGAACAGGCCCGCCGCCATGAGGTCCGCCCAGGTATCACCGGGTGGGCTCAAGTCAACGGCCGCAACGGCATCAGTTGGGAGGAGAAATTCAAGCTTGATGTGTGGTATGTGGATAACCGGTCGTTTTGGCTTGATATCAGAATTCTCTGGACGACTATAGTCAAAGTTTTCAAACGGGAGGGGATCAGTCAGGAAGGGCAGGCGACGGCTGAGAAATTCATGGGAACAAAAATCGGTAATGGGTGA
- a CDS encoding glycosyltransferase family 1 protein, producing MRIYLDNIAFNIQKAGGVSVYWSEIVKRSVYSGHNVTFIEKKKDINNIFRKQINISPSNITDQKYIPISISRYLPVHLNTDTPSIFHSSYFRICNNPKVLNVVTVHDCIYELFVSGFKQKLHLWQKKIALNKSDIIICVSESTKRDLLTIYPHLPSNKVKVIYNGAGDEFFPLEKQLPTPRPYEQFLRKKYILYVGSRVSYKNFNLIIDVVKQLKDFSLVVVGGGEFTDSEVHNLSQIKDRLFHVKSPSSNDLNMFYNYAYCLLYPSSYEGFGIPVAEAMKAGCPVITSSVSSIPEVAGNAGLLVDTISTACIIAKIQDLKNESYRNEIVKLGLIQGNTFSWDKCFRETIECYEHAYGNKFNP from the coding sequence ATGAGAATATACCTTGATAACATTGCATTCAATATACAGAAAGCCGGAGGGGTATCTGTATATTGGTCTGAAATTGTTAAACGCTCTGTTTATTCAGGTCATAATGTGACATTTATTGAAAAAAAAAAGGATATTAATAATATTTTTAGGAAGCAGATCAATATTAGTCCCTCAAATATAACAGATCAGAAATATATTCCAATCAGCATTTCTCGATATTTACCGGTTCACTTAAATACAGATACTCCTTCAATTTTTCACTCAAGTTATTTCAGGATCTGCAATAATCCTAAGGTTCTAAATGTTGTCACTGTTCATGATTGTATTTATGAATTATTCGTTAGTGGATTTAAACAAAAACTGCATTTATGGCAAAAGAAAATCGCTCTTAATAAATCCGATATTATAATATGTGTATCTGAAAGTACGAAGAGGGATCTTTTAACAATTTATCCTCATTTGCCTTCAAATAAAGTTAAGGTTATTTACAATGGGGCAGGTGATGAATTTTTCCCACTCGAAAAACAATTACCAACACCTAGACCTTACGAACAGTTTTTAAGGAAAAAATATATTCTTTACGTTGGTAGTAGAGTTAGCTATAAAAATTTCAATTTGATCATTGACGTTGTGAAGCAATTGAAAGACTTTTCACTTGTAGTTGTTGGTGGGGGTGAATTTACAGATAGTGAAGTCCATAATTTATCTCAAATAAAAGACCGCCTTTTTCATGTCAAGTCTCCTTCTAGCAATGATCTTAACATGTTTTATAATTATGCTTATTGTTTATTGTATCCATCAAGTTATGAAGGTTTCGGGATTCCAGTAGCTGAGGCTATGAAAGCTGGTTGCCCAGTGATAACTTCATCCGTTTCATCGATTCCTGAGGTTGCCGGAAATGCCGGATTACTGGTAGATACTATTTCTACTGCTTGTATTATAGCTAAAATCCAAGACCTTAAAAATGAATCTTACCGAAATGAGATTGTTAAATTAGGGCTTATTCAAGGAAACACTTTTTCATGGGATAAATGTTTTCGAGAGACAATTGAATGTTATGAACATGCCTATGGTAATAAATTCAATCCTTGA
- a CDS encoding Wzz/FepE/Etk N-terminal domain-containing protein, giving the protein MLVAEDEIELIDLFRIIWKRRNLIIFGTLIAVIAAAGIAFLLPKVYEVSAILEPGTRPISNDKGQIVDEKNVVSPESLKVSILGGAYDQTIREKLNIPADKFPKFKVTTPQQTNLVKITIESSHPDEALVTLRELVAVVAAGIQEKLEVEKGQVGNEIKLARIEEEGLAKRIELIETQIGETQGKIGALLNDRQKSMARNPSDAMSVLLYSNEIQNQQIYLNDLQERLRELQTTAEGSGIRLENLQLKMASIKSTRLAKSPGISPKHIRPKKPLIVALALIMSAMVMTMAAFFLEYLEQHRIILKGRSEVLRSNVVPSSEA; this is encoded by the coding sequence ATGCTAGTGGCAGAAGATGAAATTGAACTTATTGATCTCTTTCGGATAATCTGGAAGAGAAGGAATCTGATCATCTTTGGCACCTTGATTGCTGTCATCGCCGCCGCCGGCATAGCCTTCCTTTTGCCCAAGGTTTACGAGGTCTCGGCCATTTTGGAACCGGGAACTCGCCCGATCAGCAATGACAAGGGACAGATTGTCGATGAGAAAAACGTGGTTTCTCCCGAGTCCTTAAAGGTGAGCATTCTCGGTGGGGCATACGATCAGACCATCCGCGAGAAGCTCAATATCCCCGCAGATAAATTCCCCAAGTTCAAAGTGACCACCCCACAGCAGACAAATCTGGTCAAGATCACCATCGAGAGCAGCCATCCCGACGAAGCATTGGTTACCCTGCGTGAGCTGGTCGCGGTTGTTGCCGCCGGAATCCAGGAGAAACTCGAGGTTGAGAAGGGCCAAGTTGGGAACGAGATAAAGTTGGCTCGCATTGAGGAAGAGGGACTCGCTAAAAGAATCGAATTGATCGAGACACAGATCGGCGAGACACAGGGGAAAATCGGGGCGCTGCTGAATGATCGCCAGAAATCGATGGCACGCAATCCTTCTGATGCCATGTCCGTACTGCTTTATTCCAACGAGATCCAGAATCAGCAGATCTATCTCAATGATCTGCAGGAGAGACTTCGGGAGTTGCAGACCACCGCTGAGGGGTCCGGCATCCGACTGGAAAACCTGCAGCTGAAGATGGCTTCCATCAAAAGCACCCGCCTCGCCAAGTCCCCCGGCATATCGCCCAAGCATATCCGACCCAAGAAGCCGTTGATTGTTGCATTGGCACTGATTATGTCAGCGATGGTCATGACTATGGCTGCTTTTTTCCTGGAGTACCTGGAGCAGCATCGGATTATCCTAAAGGGTCGTTCCGAGGTCCTTCGTTCGAATGTTGTGCCAAGCAGTGAAGCGTGA
- a CDS encoding lipopolysaccharide biosynthesis protein, with protein sequence MRHNSNPTFVGLRTLLLSNRLGKNIASNLIGGGWNGLLIVLATPWYISLLSMEGYGLLGFWLLMQMVLSLCDLGLGATLVREFANSKGQESGNRRRDLLRTLEYVYWPIAALLTIVMFFLSEWIANNWLKFNFLSVDQVTIAIKIMALSLGLQFPCALYSSGLAGLQSQGRMNFLQIVGNSLRYGGGVAILFWRSDPGWFFCVQAFVAGVQTLATRAVLWHMVNVVGSRQPIFRFSFLKSLWQFSAGMALTMMAGVLLSNVDRLFLSKLVSVEELGKYTLAFTATGLLQMGIQPFYRAYFPRFAELFASGDSVRLREEYYRGCRLVAGIIIPFAIIGVVFAPEIFMAWIGRSDNTIVSVFRWLLVGITGAGLMWLPAAFQQAQGWTRLHATMITGALCLGFPSLFWAINQWGTVGATVVWVLHGVSDVTLGLWLMHKRLLSGEFVLWYRTVVLPPLLCSLPIVGLSRWLLPLGLNSFSSAVWLGITSLLVVMSTLIFVKFKNIANKTHEDILLWKSK encoded by the coding sequence ATGAGACATAACTCAAATCCGACATTTGTTGGGTTACGTACACTTTTATTATCAAACAGATTAGGCAAGAATATAGCTTCGAATCTGATTGGAGGTGGATGGAATGGGCTACTGATAGTCCTTGCGACGCCATGGTATATATCCTTGTTAAGCATGGAAGGTTACGGCCTATTGGGATTCTGGCTGTTAATGCAAATGGTGCTTTCGCTATGTGATCTCGGGCTGGGAGCTACTCTCGTAAGGGAGTTCGCAAATTCTAAAGGACAAGAGAGCGGTAACCGGCGACGTGACCTATTACGCACACTGGAGTATGTTTACTGGCCAATAGCAGCATTACTAACTATAGTAATGTTTTTTTTATCTGAATGGATAGCCAATAATTGGTTGAAATTCAATTTTTTATCGGTAGATCAAGTTACCATTGCGATTAAAATTATGGCGTTGTCTTTAGGCCTGCAATTTCCTTGCGCGCTTTATTCAAGTGGATTGGCTGGATTGCAAAGTCAGGGACGAATGAATTTTCTCCAGATAGTTGGAAACAGCCTTCGATATGGTGGTGGGGTAGCGATATTATTCTGGAGGTCGGATCCAGGTTGGTTTTTTTGTGTGCAGGCTTTTGTCGCAGGGGTTCAAACTTTAGCTACTCGGGCAGTACTGTGGCATATGGTAAACGTTGTGGGAAGCAGACAGCCGATCTTCCGATTTTCTTTTCTGAAGAGTCTATGGCAATTTTCAGCCGGAATGGCACTGACTATGATGGCAGGTGTTTTGCTGAGTAACGTCGATCGATTATTTTTAAGTAAGTTGGTGTCTGTAGAGGAGTTGGGGAAATACACATTGGCCTTTACTGCCACTGGTCTTTTACAAATGGGAATCCAGCCTTTTTACCGTGCCTATTTCCCGCGATTTGCTGAATTGTTTGCTTCGGGCGATTCTGTCAGATTGCGGGAGGAGTATTATCGGGGATGTCGATTAGTGGCTGGGATTATAATACCTTTTGCCATTATTGGTGTAGTGTTCGCTCCTGAAATTTTTATGGCATGGATAGGCAGGTCCGATAATACGATTGTGAGTGTATTCCGATGGTTATTGGTTGGGATTACAGGAGCCGGATTAATGTGGCTACCGGCGGCTTTTCAACAAGCACAGGGGTGGACCCGACTGCATGCCACAATGATAACCGGAGCTTTATGCTTGGGTTTCCCCAGCTTGTTCTGGGCTATTAATCAGTGGGGGACAGTAGGAGCAACGGTCGTTTGGGTATTGCATGGTGTTTCGGATGTTACGTTAGGGCTATGGCTTATGCATAAGCGGCTACTATCAGGCGAATTTGTTTTATGGTACCGTACCGTAGTTTTGCCGCCTTTGCTATGCAGTTTGCCGATTGTTGGATTATCCCGGTGGTTGTTACCTCTAGGTCTAAACAGTTTTTCCAGCGCGGTTTGGCTAGGAATAACTAGCCTGCTTGTCGTTATGAGTACATTAATCTTTGTAAAATTTAAAAATATTGCAAACAAGACTCATGAAGATATCTTATTATGGAAATCAAAATGA
- a CDS encoding acetyltransferase codes for MRGTEKEKIFVFGASGHAKVVMDIIERQGLFDIAFLADDNLELKGKDLFGYPVIGGKDDLLLSDGEVRRGIVAIGSNRARRAVAGWLIDHGFKLIGAVHPSVQLGRGVQIGAGTVVMAGAVINSDTRIGDNVIVNSRASIDHDCIIGDGVHIAPGSILCGSVSVGEETFVCAGAAVIPNLTIGRNVIIGAGATVIRDVPDGVTVVGNPAKII; via the coding sequence GTGAGAGGAACGGAGAAAGAAAAAATCTTTGTGTTTGGCGCCAGCGGACATGCCAAGGTGGTGATGGACATCATTGAGCGCCAGGGACTCTTCGATATCGCTTTTCTTGCCGACGACAATCTGGAGTTAAAGGGAAAGGATTTGTTCGGCTACCCAGTTATCGGTGGAAAAGATGATCTTCTATTATCTGACGGCGAGGTTCGCAGGGGTATCGTCGCGATTGGCAGCAACCGTGCACGCAGAGCGGTAGCTGGGTGGCTCATTGACCATGGTTTCAAGCTTATTGGTGCCGTCCACCCCTCGGTGCAGTTGGGACGGGGCGTTCAGATTGGCGCCGGAACGGTGGTTATGGCCGGTGCGGTGATCAACAGCGACACCCGCATTGGCGACAATGTCATCGTCAATTCCCGAGCCAGCATCGACCACGACTGCATTATAGGTGACGGTGTGCACATTGCCCCTGGTTCGATCCTCTGTGGCTCGGTTAGTGTCGGCGAAGAAACCTTCGTCTGCGCCGGCGCGGCAGTGATCCCCAATTTGACCATCGGCCGGAACGTTATAATCGGTGCAGGTGCCACGGTGATCCGTGATGTGCCTGATGGGGTGACGGTAGTGGGAAACCCAGCTAAGATCATTTAA
- a CDS encoding glycosyltransferase family A protein, translating to MEIKMIDKNKDKYPLFTVIIPVKNRAKYLYHTLRTCMMQNYDNLEIIVSDDGSTDNTRDVVEDASRIDSRIRYLSQGAGVGMRENFELVLRQVKPGFVIALGGDDGLLPDGIKGMQDILYDTGMDLLAWPAPLYSYPNVTGPNGQLVIYHKRGIKIVDSHEFLNRQAKNLHYLSDIESPMFYVKGVASTKLIDRVRNRTPDGRFYSCPTPDGYSGIVLAGEVPQYTFSGKPFSIFGMSPTSQGLGYLSNDEEAKKGSETFFRDVSLKSMHPELASQPYSPLITLMTVDYLLTARDLPGWNGSFQPINYREVLLKGLKELAHGLYGEERICRELKILNEIAEKHGFGEFFRGKVLRAKRYRKRTPFEGNGINTDGFLLDGKAYNLCNIFDASHAAKNIYQVYSDLKPSSLVNIISKSLLYRFRALRKGSLFPPDSEWGRNSSEIRQISSSLKREE from the coding sequence ATGGAAATCAAAATGATAGATAAAAACAAAGATAAATATCCTCTTTTTACCGTAATCATACCGGTCAAAAATCGAGCAAAGTACTTGTATCACACCTTGCGCACATGCATGATGCAAAATTACGATAATCTTGAAATAATAGTATCTGATGATGGCAGCACAGATAATACCCGGGATGTGGTTGAAGATGCGTCGCGCATAGATTCTCGCATTCGCTATCTTTCGCAGGGCGCCGGAGTGGGAATGCGTGAAAATTTTGAGTTAGTTCTGCGGCAAGTCAAGCCTGGATTTGTAATTGCTTTGGGCGGGGACGATGGTCTTTTGCCTGATGGCATAAAAGGCATGCAAGATATTTTGTACGATACAGGGATGGATTTACTTGCATGGCCAGCACCTTTGTACTCATATCCGAACGTAACTGGTCCAAACGGACAATTGGTAATCTACCACAAAAGAGGGATAAAAATTGTCGACTCTCATGAGTTTTTGAATAGGCAAGCAAAGAACCTTCATTATTTAAGTGATATCGAATCCCCAATGTTTTATGTCAAAGGTGTTGCCTCAACAAAACTAATTGATAGGGTTCGTAATCGAACTCCAGATGGACGTTTTTATTCATGCCCGACTCCTGATGGATATTCAGGAATTGTCCTAGCTGGTGAGGTTCCTCAATATACCTTTTCTGGAAAACCTTTTTCAATTTTTGGAATGTCACCTACTTCACAAGGGTTAGGATACCTGTCTAATGATGAGGAAGCTAAGAAAGGATCGGAAACTTTTTTTCGGGATGTATCATTAAAATCAATGCACCCGGAGTTAGCTTCACAACCGTATTCGCCATTGATCACTTTGATGACGGTTGATTATTTGCTCACTGCCCGGGATCTGCCAGGGTGGAATGGTTCTTTTCAGCCAATTAATTATAGGGAAGTATTACTTAAAGGATTAAAAGAATTAGCGCATGGATTATATGGGGAAGAGCGGATTTGCCGTGAGCTGAAAATACTTAATGAGATAGCAGAGAAACATGGGTTTGGTGAGTTCTTTCGGGGAAAAGTTCTGCGAGCGAAACGCTACAGGAAAAGAACTCCGTTTGAAGGTAATGGCATTAATACGGATGGCTTTCTCTTGGATGGAAAAGCATATAACCTCTGTAATATATTCGATGCATCTCATGCAGCTAAAAATATATATCAAGTTTATTCCGATCTGAAGCCTTCTTCCTTAGTTAATATAATTTCAAAATCGCTGCTCTATCGTTTTCGTGCCCTTAGAAAGGGAAGCCTGTTCCCTCCCGATTCAGAGTGGGGTAGAAATAGTTCCGAAATTAGGCAAATTAGCAGTTCGTTAAAAAGAGAAGAATGA
- a CDS encoding glycosyltransferase family 4 protein: MPNKQNSRPIIFLNQTTGKLFHELVEDSAKACAQVFLFSGPVSKPSVDNNDLNLVAAPTYNRKNYFTRLCSWIHYFLKAFLFVFTLCSSSLLFIVTNPPFLGLVGLFFKIFRKQNYVVLVYDIYPDLLVGMGTLRNGWISQLWTKMNRLVLENSSVVFTIGDDMAHLLEKSFDLSRTIAGRAIVIPNWSDVDTIKPLAKDNNAFAIEHDQVGKITVLYSGNMGNTHDIESILAVARELRDYEAIHFLFIGEGAKRPLVERTKVDEGLQNISLLPFQSEEALPYSMAAGDIGIVSYQSGTEACIVPSKTYYYMAAGLVPLVISGKETDLSRMLVKNNSGIFVRSGDIDGMKRAILILANNGELLKNYKIAARATAEQHFSRHNIKLYIDALKRYELFE, from the coding sequence ATGCCAAATAAACAGAATTCTAGGCCCATAATTTTTTTAAATCAAACCACTGGTAAATTATTTCATGAACTTGTTGAAGATTCAGCAAAGGCATGCGCTCAAGTATTCTTGTTTTCTGGTCCAGTCTCGAAACCATCTGTTGATAATAATGATTTAAATTTAGTAGCCGCCCCTACCTACAATCGCAAAAATTATTTCACTCGATTATGTTCTTGGATTCATTACTTCCTAAAAGCATTTCTATTCGTATTCACCCTATGTAGCAGTTCGCTATTGTTTATAGTTACCAATCCCCCTTTTCTGGGATTAGTAGGTCTATTTTTTAAAATTTTTAGAAAACAAAATTATGTAGTTCTTGTCTATGACATATACCCCGACCTTCTTGTGGGAATGGGGACCCTCCGCAATGGTTGGATCTCACAGCTTTGGACAAAAATGAACCGGCTTGTGTTAGAGAATTCAAGTGTAGTCTTCACTATAGGTGATGATATGGCGCATCTGCTTGAAAAAAGTTTCGATCTGAGCCGTACGATTGCTGGACGTGCAATCGTTATCCCCAACTGGTCTGACGTTGATACGATCAAGCCCCTTGCGAAAGATAATAACGCGTTTGCTATTGAGCATGATCAAGTAGGAAAAATTACTGTTCTCTACTCTGGCAATATGGGGAACACTCACGATATAGAAAGTATTCTTGCTGTTGCTCGAGAATTAAGGGATTATGAGGCTATTCATTTTTTGTTCATTGGTGAAGGGGCAAAGAGACCTCTCGTGGAGAGAACCAAGGTAGACGAGGGATTGCAAAACATTTCTCTTTTGCCGTTTCAGTCTGAAGAAGCACTTCCCTACTCTATGGCTGCAGGTGATATCGGGATTGTTTCTTATCAATCAGGTACAGAGGCTTGTATTGTGCCGAGTAAGACATACTATTACATGGCAGCTGGTCTTGTTCCATTAGTGATTTCAGGGAAAGAGACTGATCTGTCGAGAATGTTAGTTAAAAACAATTCTGGCATCTTTGTCCGCAGTGGAGACATTGATGGGATGAAACGGGCGATACTTATATTAGCAAACAACGGTGAACTATTGAAAAATTACAAGATCGCAGCACGTGCCACTGCAGAACAACATTTTTCGCGCCACAACATAAAACTGTATATTGATGCACTCAAACGGTATGAATTGTTTGAATAA
- a CDS encoding polysaccharide biosynthesis protein, with the protein MFKDKILLITGGTGSFGNAVLRRFLHTDIKEIRVFSRDEKKQEDMRIELNNDKVKFYIGDVRNYKSVYSASSGVDYVFHAAALKQVPSCEFYPMEAFRTNVLGTENVLDASLANGVKKVITLSTDKAVYPINAMGISKAMMEKLMSAKARMADETKTIYTGTRYGNVMASRGSVIPLFIKQIREGKLLTVTDPNMTRFLMSLDDAVDLVLYAFCNARQGDIFVQKAPASTIMDLAIAVRELFNAATDIKVIGTRHGEKLYETLLTREELSKAEDMGDYYRIVPDERDLNYGKYFTEGEEQISRLDDYNSHNTQRLTISEIKEKLLQLEFIQQELRGGVGCAY; encoded by the coding sequence ATGTTTAAAGACAAAATATTACTCATTACCGGTGGCACCGGTTCTTTTGGTAATGCAGTATTGCGGCGCTTTCTTCATACCGACATCAAAGAAATTCGTGTTTTCAGCCGGGACGAAAAAAAGCAGGAAGACATGCGAATTGAGTTGAATAATGACAAAGTTAAATTTTATATAGGTGATGTTCGCAATTATAAAAGTGTATACTCTGCTTCCTCCGGAGTGGATTATGTATTCCATGCAGCCGCTTTGAAACAGGTTCCATCCTGTGAGTTTTATCCTATGGAGGCCTTCCGCACAAATGTTCTAGGTACTGAAAATGTTTTAGATGCTTCCTTGGCAAATGGTGTGAAAAAAGTCATCACCCTTAGCACCGATAAAGCAGTTTATCCAATTAATGCCATGGGCATTTCAAAAGCAATGATGGAAAAATTAATGTCAGCCAAAGCCCGCATGGCTGACGAAACAAAAACGATTTACACAGGTACTCGATACGGCAATGTAATGGCATCCCGTGGCTCTGTTATTCCGCTCTTTATCAAACAGATTCGTGAGGGGAAGCTATTAACAGTTACGGACCCGAACATGACACGGTTTCTTATGTCGCTCGATGATGCTGTTGATCTGGTGTTGTACGCCTTTTGCAACGCTCGACAAGGCGATATCTTTGTACAAAAGGCACCCGCCTCTACCATCATGGATTTGGCAATTGCAGTAAGGGAGTTGTTTAACGCAGCGACGGATATTAAAGTGATCGGCACACGCCACGGTGAAAAATTGTACGAGACACTGCTGACTAGAGAGGAATTATCAAAAGCAGAAGATATGGGTGACTACTACCGGATTGTACCTGATGAACGTGATCTGAATTACGGGAAATATTTCACCGAGGGAGAGGAGCAGATTTCAAGGTTGGATGATTATAACTCTCACAACACTCAAAGGCTCACAATCTCAGAAATAAAAGAAAAACTCTTGCAGTTGGAGTTTATTCAGCAGGAACTTAGAGGAGGTGTTGGGTGCGCATATTAA